A genomic region of Anas platyrhynchos isolate ZD024472 breed Pekin duck chromosome 9, IASCAAS_PekinDuck_T2T, whole genome shotgun sequence contains the following coding sequences:
- the EIF4G1 gene encoding eukaryotic translation initiation factor 4 gamma 1 isoform X2, protein MNKAPQPTGGAPTAPHPAPSPGLPQSTFPPAQTAPVVFNPAPTSQMNTPSQPRQFPAGPRAIHQQGGFRSLQHFYQNRAQPPASASRVQSNTTARPGPPAHVYPAASQVMMIPSQISYTPSQGAYYIPGQGRSTYVVPTQQYPVQPGAPSFYPGASPTEFGTYGAYYPAQGVQQFPAGVPTAQVIVSQQPPIPPKRERKTIRIRDPNQGGKDITEEIMSGARTSSTPTPPQAGSGLEPQANGETPHVAVIIRPDDRPKPALVVSKPVSLEPSKSASPSPPPPLIPEAEPVVLSDVTLVPMEPPGDADTKVEQGEAPPDPHQTFSAITTVPGAGELPLGPQPDTDTAAAAQEEEEEGVVEVEEEEEEEEEEEEAAVPLPEPTPQAPVPPEVPPAPVSPPLPAVPPVPAAPSPPPVVPQAPEAPAKPASPSPPPPREEPCPEPGAPEPSAEANGVLEELPEPLPEAPVCQPVPGAGAVPVPEPVPVPAPASPVAQPEELPLPNGVEGASKAEPGEEQPESDVSPISEPEEPAQPGTPTSPVAEEEEEESEGPAEAQERSSSPAPAPSQSLEATVQVAVSVPKKKRRMKELNKKEAVGDLLDAFKESQISDSASEAENKPPPAAPARETEDTAPARPQEESEETWEEKEDKLAPEKGKAGEQKYRYKEEQWKPLNPEEKKRYDREFLLGFQFIFASMQKPEGLPQITDVVLDKPCVPSQANKTPLRALDPIRLSGMNCSPDFTPSFANLGRPVMGNRGLPSGLGPRRSQQSQRKEPRKIIATVSLNEDVKLNKAEKAWKPSSKRASEEEDPENIKTQELLRRVRSILNKLTPQMFQQLMKQVMELSIDTEERLKGVIDLVFEKAISEPNFSVAYANMCRCLMGLKVPTTDKPTVTVNFRKLLLNRCQKEFEKDKDDDEIFEKRQKEMDDASAPEEKARMKDELEEARDKARRRSLGNIKFIGELFKLKMLTEAIMHDCVVKLLKNHDEESLECLCRLLTTIGKDLDFEKAKPRMDQYFNQMEKIIKEKKTSSRIRFMLQDVIDLRQHSWVPRRGDQGPKTIDQIHKEAEMEEHREHIKVQQLMSKDKRRGPPGPSSSSGRSSLVADDGWNTVPISKGNRPIDTSRLTKITKPGSIDSNNQLFAPGGRLSWGKGSSGGSGAKPADSASDSGRPATSTLNRFSALQQSTPADSLESRRVVQRSSSSRDRSEKAGDRGDRESRSEKSGDRLERPERGERGERNRSALTKRSFSKETEDRSREREKQGGPEAVRKAASMTEERDRSREPVKQEPAAPAASPKPTLSEEELEKKSKAIIEEYLHINDMKEALQCVQELGSPSLLYVFVRNGIESTLERSTISREHMGVLLCHLVKAGTLSKEQYYKGLREILEIAEDMEIDIPHIWLYLAELITPILQEEGIPMEELFREITKPLVPIGKATTLLVEVLGLLCKGMSQKTAGKLWRDGGLSWKEFLPEDQDVNKFVTEQKLEYTMGGDSSDTPSCKELTSEELCKQMDKLLKENPNNQRIYDWIEANLSEEQVSSNMFIRALMTSVCHSAIVFENPYRVDATVIRNRAKLLQKYMRDEQKELQALYALQALVVKLEQPPNLLRMFFDALYDEDVIKEEAFYKWESSKDLLEQQGKGVALKSVTAFFTWLREAEDESDNN, encoded by the exons ATGAACAAAGCTCCACAGCCCACAGGAGGAGCCCCGACAGCCCCGCACCCTGCCCCTTCTCCCGGACTTCCACAG TCGACGTTCCCACCCGCTCAGACGGCACCTGTGGTTTTTAACCCGGCACCGACCTCACAAATGAATACGCCTTCCCAGCCGCGACAG TTTCCAGCGGGGCCTCGTGCTATTCACCAGCAG GGCGGATTCAGGTCTCTCCAG catTTCTACCAGAACAGGGCCCAGCCTCCCGCCAGCGCGTCCCGCGTGCAGAGCAACAcgacggcccggcccggcccccccgcacATGTCTATCCAGCCGCGTCCCAGGTGATGATGATCCCCTCCCAGATCTCCTACACGCCTTCCCAAGGAGCCTACTACATCCCCGGACAG GGTCGCTCCACCTACGTCGTCCCGACCCAGCAGTACCCGGTGCAGCCCGGCGCCCCTAGTTTTTACCCTGGAGCCAGCCCCACAGAATTTGGGACTTACG GGGCTTACTACCCGGCACAGGGGGTGCAGCAATTCCCGGCGGGGGTCCCCACTGCCCAGGTCATCGTGAGCCAGCAGCCGCCGATCCCCCCAAAACGAGAACGCAAAACG ATCCGGATACGAGACCCCAACCAAGGCGGCAAAGACATCACTGAAGAAATCATGTCCGGAGCGAGGACCTCATCtacccccacccctccccag GCTGGAAGCGGTTTGGAGCCCCAGGCCAACGGAGAGACCCCTCATGTAGCAGTTATTATCCGGCCAG ATGACCGCCCGAAACCCGCGCTGGTGGTGAGCAAGCCCGTCTCCCTGGAGCCCAGCAAGTCGGCGTCGCCGtcgcctccccctcccctcatcCCCGAGGCGGAGCCCGTGGTGCTCTCGGACGTGACGCTGGTGCCGATGGAGCCCCCCGGGGATGCGGACACTAAAGTGGAGCAGGGCGAGGCGCCGCCCGACCCGCACCAGACGTTTAGCGCCATCACTACAGTGCCAGGGGCCGGGGAGCTGCCCCTCGGGCCCCAGCCCGACACGGACACGGCGGCCGCGgcgcaggaggaggaggaggaaggggtggtggaggtggaggaggaggaggaggaagaggaggaggaggaagaagccGCCGTTCCCCTCCCGGAGCCCACCCCGCAGGCGCCTGTGCCACCCGAGGTGCCACCGGCACCCGTGTCCCCCCCGCTGCCAGCCGTGCCCCCGGTGCCGGCCGCGCCGTCGCCGCCGCCCGTCGTCCCGCAGGCCCCCGAAGCGCCTGCCAAGCccgcctcccccagccccccgccgccccgggaAGAGCCCTGCCCCGAGCCCGGCGCCCCGGAGCCCTCCGCCGAGGCTAACGGGGTTTTAGAGGAGTTACCCGAACCCCTCCCCGAGGCGCCCGTGTGCCAGCCGGTGCCCGGAGCCGGAGCCGTGCCCGTGCCGGAGCCCGTCCCGGTGCCCGCCCCGGCTTCCCCCGTCGCCCAGCCCGAGGAGCTGCCCCTGCCCAACGGGGTGGAGGGCGCCAGCAAAGCGGAGCCGGGCGAGGAGCAGCCCGAATCGGACGTCAGCCCCATCTCGGAGCCCGAGGAGCCGGCCCAGCCCGGCACCCCCACCTCCCccgtggcggaggaggaggaggaggagagcgaAGGCCCCGCCGAAGCCCAGGAGCGGAGCTcgagcccggcccctgccccttCGCAGAGCTTGGAGGCGACCGTGCAAG TCGCCGTGTCGGTGCCAAAGAAGAAGCGAAGGATGAAGGAGCTGAACAAGAAGGAGGCGGTGGGCGACCTGCTGGATGCCTTCAAGGAG TCGCAGATCAGTGACAGTGCCTCGGAGGCAGAAAACAAgcctccccccgccgcccctgCCCGGGAAACGGAGGACAcggcccccgcccggccccagGAGGAGTCGGAGGAGACgtgggaagagaaggaggacaAGCTGGCCCCGGAGAAGGGCAAGGCAGGGGAGCAGAAGTACCGCTACAAGGAAG AGCAATGGAAACCCTTGAACCCCGAGGAGAAGAAACGATACGACCGCGAGTTCCTGCTGGGCTTCCAGTTCATCTTCGCCAGCATGCAGAAACCCGAGGGGCTGCCCCAGATCACCGACGTGGTGCTGGACAAG CCCTGTGTACCTTCGCAGGCCAACAAGACCCCGCTGCGGGCGCTCGACCCCATCCGCCTGAGCGGCATGAACTGCAGCCCCGACTTCACCCCCTCCTTCGCCAACCTCGGCCGGCCCGTCATGGGCAACCGGGGCCTG CCCTCAGGCTTGGGGCCGCGCcgctcccagcagagccagaggAAGGAGCCTCGGAAAATCATCGCCACTGTGTCCCTCAACGAGGACGTCAAGCTGAACAAGGCCGAGAAGGCCTGGAAACCCAGCAGCAAGCGTGCCTCCGAGGAGGAGGATCCTGAGAACATCAAGACACAG GAACTGCTCCGCCGCGTCCGCAGCATCCTCAACAAGCTGACGCCCCAGATGTTCCAGCAGCTGATGAAGCAGGTGATGGAGCTGTCCATCGACACCGAGGAGCGGCTCAAGGGCGTCATCGACCTGGTCTTCGAGAAGGCCATCTCGGAGCCAAACTTCTCTGTTGCCTATGCTAACATGTGCCGTTGCCTTATGGGG CTCAAAGTGCCCACGACAGACAAGCCCACGGTGACTGTGAATTTCCGCAAGCTGCTGCTCAACCGCTGCCAGAAGGAGTTCGAGAAGGACAAGGACGACGACGAGATCTTTGAGAAGCGGCAGAAGGAGATGGACGACGCCAGCGCC CCCGAGGAGAAGGCCCGCATGAAGGACGAGCTGGAGGAGGCGCGGGACAAGGCCCGGCGGCGGTCCCTGGGCAACATCAAGTTCATCGGCGAGCTCTTCAAGCTGAAGATGCTGACGGAGGCCATCATGCACGACTGCGTGGTGAAGCTGCTGAAAAACCACGACGAGGAGTCTCTCGAGTGCCTTTGCCGCCTGCTTACCACCATCGGCAAGGACTTGGACTTTGAGAAGGCCAAG cccaggatggACCAGTACTTCAACCAGATGGAGAAGATcatcaaagagaagaaaacatcatCCCGAATCCGATTTATGCTCCAGGATGTGATCGACCTCAGGCAG cacagctgggtgCCGCGGCGAGGAGACCAGGGCCCCAAAACCATCGACCAGATCCACAAGGAGGCGGAGATGGAGGAGCATCGGGAACACATCAAAGTGCAGCAGCTGATGTCAAAGGACAAGAGGAGGGGACCGCCCGGGCCGTCCTCCAGCA GTGGACGCAGCAGCCTGGTCGCGGATGACGGCTGGAACACGGTGCCCATCAGCAAGGGCAACCGGCCCATCGACACCAGCCGGCTAACCAAGATCACCAAG CCTGGCTCGATCGACTCCAACAACCAACTCTTTGCGCCGGGAGGGAGGCTGAGCTGGGGCAAAGGCAGCAGCGGGGGGTCAGGCGCCAAGCCGGCCGACTCAG CATCTGATTCAGGGCGACCGGCCACCAGTACCTTGAACCGCTTCTCGGCGCTCCAGCAGTCCACCCCTGCCGACAGCCTGGAGTCCCGGCGCGTGGTGCAGAG gagcagctccagccGCGACAGGTCAGAAAAGGCCGGGGACAGAGGGGACCGGGAGTCGCGTTCGGAGAAGAGCGGTGACCGCCTGGAGCGCCCCGAGCGGGGAGAGCGGGGTGAGAGGAACAGGTCCGCCCTCACCAAGAGGAGCTTCAGCAAGGAGACGGAGGACAGGAGCAGGGAACGGGAGAAGCAGGGCGGCCCCGAGGCCGTGCGCAAGGCTGCTAGCATGACGGAGGAACGGGACCGGAGCCGAGAGCCCG TAAAACAAGAGCCAGCAGCTCCCGCAGCATCGCCCAAGCCCACGCTGTCAGAAGAGGAGCTGGAGAAGAAATCCAAGGCGATCATAGAGGAATATCTGCACATCAATGACATGAAG GAGGCCCTGCAGTGcgtgcaggagctgggcagtCCCTCCTTGCTCTACGTTTTCGTGCGGAACGGCATCGAGTCCACGCTGGAGAGGAGCACGATCTCCCGCGAGCACATGGGCGTGCTGCTGTGCCACCTGGTGAAGGCGGGCACGCTCTCCAAGGAGCAGTACTACAAAGG GCTGCGGGAGATCCTGGAGATCGCCGAGGACATGGAGATCGACATCCCGCACATCTGGCTGTACCTGGCCGAGCTCATCACGCCCATCCTGCAGGAGGAAGGCATCCCCATGGAGGAGCTGTTCAG GGAGATAACGAAACCCCTGGTGCCCATCGGGAAGGCCACCACGCTGCTGGTTGAGGTGCTGGGCTTGTTGTGCAAGGGCATG AGCCAGAAGACCGCAGGCAAGCTGTGGCGGGATGGGGGCCTGAGCTGGAAGGAATTCCTGCCCGAGGACCAGGATGTCAACAAATTTGTCACAGAGCAG aAATTGGAGTACACGATGGGGGGGGACAGCTCGGACACGCCGAGCTGCAAGGAGCTGACCTCAGAGGAGCTGTGCAAGCAAATGGACAAACTGCTGAAGGAGAACCCGAACAACCAAAGAATATACGACTGGATCGAG GCCAACCTGAGCGAGGAGCAGGTCTCATCCAACATGTTTATCAGGGCCCTGATGACATCCGTGTGCCATTCAGCCATCGTCT TTGAGAACCCGTACCGCGTCGACGCCACGGTCATCCGCAACCGGGCCAAGCTGCTGCAGAAATACATGCGGGACGAGCAGAAGGAGCTCCAGGCCCTCTACGCCCTGCAGGCCTTGGTGGTGAAGCTGGAGCAGCCTCCCA ACCTGCTGCGGATGTTCTTCGATGCCCTCTATGACGAGGACGTGATCAAGGAGGAGGCCTTCTACAAGTGGGAGTCCAGCAAGGACCTGTTggagcagcagggcaagggGGTGGCCCTCAAGTCGGTGACGGCCTTCTTCACCTGGCTGCGGGAAGCCGAGGACGAGTCGGACAACAACTGA
- the EIF4G1 gene encoding eukaryotic translation initiation factor 4 gamma 1 isoform X4, which translates to MNKAPQPTGGAPTAPHPAPSPGLPQSTFPPAQTAPVVFNPAPTSQMNTPSQPRQFPAGPRAIHQQGGFRSLQHFYQNRAQPPASASRVQSNTTARPGPPAHVYPAASQVMMIPSQISYTPSQGAYYIPGQGRSTYVVPTQQYPVQPGAPSFYPGASPTEFGTYAGAYYPAQGVQQFPAGVPTAQVIVSQQPPIPPKRERKTIRIRDPNQGGKDITEEIMSGARTSSTPTPPQAGSGLEPQANGETPHVAVIIRPDDRPKPALVVSKPVSLEPSKSASPSPPPPLIPEAEPVVLSDVTLVPMEPPGDADTKVEQGEAPPDPHQTFSAITTVPGAGELPLGPQPDTDTAAAAQEEEEEGVVEVEEEEEEEEEEEEAAVPLPEPTPQAPVPPEVPPAPVSPPLPAVPPVPAAPSPPPVVPQAPEAPAKPASPSPPPPREEPCPEPGAPEPSAEANGVLEELPEPLPEAPVCQPVPGAGAVPVPEPVPVPAPASPVAQPEELPLPNGVEGASKAEPGEEQPESDVSPISEPEEPAQPGTPTSPVAEEEEEESEGPAEAQERSSSPAPAPSQSLEATVQVAVSVPKKKRRMKELNKKEAVGDLLDAFKESQISDSASEAENKPPPAAPARETEDTAPARPQEESEETWEEKEDKLAPEKGKAGEQKYRYKEEQWKPLNPEEKKRYDREFLLGFQFIFASMQKPEGLPQITDVVLDKANKTPLRALDPIRLSGMNCSPDFTPSFANLGRPVMGNRGLPSGLGPRRSQQSQRKEPRKIIATVSLNEDVKLNKAEKAWKPSSKRASEEEDPENIKTQELLRRVRSILNKLTPQMFQQLMKQVMELSIDTEERLKGVIDLVFEKAISEPNFSVAYANMCRCLMGLKVPTTDKPTVTVNFRKLLLNRCQKEFEKDKDDDEIFEKRQKEMDDASAPEEKARMKDELEEARDKARRRSLGNIKFIGELFKLKMLTEAIMHDCVVKLLKNHDEESLECLCRLLTTIGKDLDFEKAKPRMDQYFNQMEKIIKEKKTSSRIRFMLQDVIDLRQHSWVPRRGDQGPKTIDQIHKEAEMEEHREHIKVQQLMSKDKRRGPPGPSSSSGRSSLVADDGWNTVPISKGNRPIDTSRLTKITKPGSIDSNNQLFAPGGRLSWGKGSSGGSGAKPADSASDSGRPATSTLNRFSALQQSTPADSLESRRVVQRSSSSRDRSEKAGDRGDRESRSEKSGDRLERPERGERGERNRSALTKRSFSKETEDRSREREKQGGPEAVRKAASMTEERDRSREPVKQEPAAPAASPKPTLSEEELEKKSKAIIEEYLHINDMKEALQCVQELGSPSLLYVFVRNGIESTLERSTISREHMGVLLCHLVKAGTLSKEQYYKGLREILEIAEDMEIDIPHIWLYLAELITPILQEEGIPMEELFREITKPLVPIGKATTLLVEVLGLLCKGMSQKTAGKLWRDGGLSWKEFLPEDQDVNKFVTEQKLEYTMGGDSSDTPSCKELTSEELCKQMDKLLKENPNNQRIYDWIEANLSEEQVSSNMFIRALMTSVCHSAIVFENPYRVDATVIRNRAKLLQKYMRDEQKELQALYALQALVVKLEQPPNLLRMFFDALYDEDVIKEEAFYKWESSKDLLEQQGKGVALKSVTAFFTWLREAEDESDNN; encoded by the exons ATGAACAAAGCTCCACAGCCCACAGGAGGAGCCCCGACAGCCCCGCACCCTGCCCCTTCTCCCGGACTTCCACAG TCGACGTTCCCACCCGCTCAGACGGCACCTGTGGTTTTTAACCCGGCACCGACCTCACAAATGAATACGCCTTCCCAGCCGCGACAG TTTCCAGCGGGGCCTCGTGCTATTCACCAGCAG GGCGGATTCAGGTCTCTCCAG catTTCTACCAGAACAGGGCCCAGCCTCCCGCCAGCGCGTCCCGCGTGCAGAGCAACAcgacggcccggcccggcccccccgcacATGTCTATCCAGCCGCGTCCCAGGTGATGATGATCCCCTCCCAGATCTCCTACACGCCTTCCCAAGGAGCCTACTACATCCCCGGACAG GGTCGCTCCACCTACGTCGTCCCGACCCAGCAGTACCCGGTGCAGCCCGGCGCCCCTAGTTTTTACCCTGGAGCCAGCCCCACAGAATTTGGGACTTACG CAGGGGCTTACTACCCGGCACAGGGGGTGCAGCAATTCCCGGCGGGGGTCCCCACTGCCCAGGTCATCGTGAGCCAGCAGCCGCCGATCCCCCCAAAACGAGAACGCAAAACG ATCCGGATACGAGACCCCAACCAAGGCGGCAAAGACATCACTGAAGAAATCATGTCCGGAGCGAGGACCTCATCtacccccacccctccccag GCTGGAAGCGGTTTGGAGCCCCAGGCCAACGGAGAGACCCCTCATGTAGCAGTTATTATCCGGCCAG ATGACCGCCCGAAACCCGCGCTGGTGGTGAGCAAGCCCGTCTCCCTGGAGCCCAGCAAGTCGGCGTCGCCGtcgcctccccctcccctcatcCCCGAGGCGGAGCCCGTGGTGCTCTCGGACGTGACGCTGGTGCCGATGGAGCCCCCCGGGGATGCGGACACTAAAGTGGAGCAGGGCGAGGCGCCGCCCGACCCGCACCAGACGTTTAGCGCCATCACTACAGTGCCAGGGGCCGGGGAGCTGCCCCTCGGGCCCCAGCCCGACACGGACACGGCGGCCGCGgcgcaggaggaggaggaggaaggggtggtggaggtggaggaggaggaggaggaagaggaggaggaggaagaagccGCCGTTCCCCTCCCGGAGCCCACCCCGCAGGCGCCTGTGCCACCCGAGGTGCCACCGGCACCCGTGTCCCCCCCGCTGCCAGCCGTGCCCCCGGTGCCGGCCGCGCCGTCGCCGCCGCCCGTCGTCCCGCAGGCCCCCGAAGCGCCTGCCAAGCccgcctcccccagccccccgccgccccgggaAGAGCCCTGCCCCGAGCCCGGCGCCCCGGAGCCCTCCGCCGAGGCTAACGGGGTTTTAGAGGAGTTACCCGAACCCCTCCCCGAGGCGCCCGTGTGCCAGCCGGTGCCCGGAGCCGGAGCCGTGCCCGTGCCGGAGCCCGTCCCGGTGCCCGCCCCGGCTTCCCCCGTCGCCCAGCCCGAGGAGCTGCCCCTGCCCAACGGGGTGGAGGGCGCCAGCAAAGCGGAGCCGGGCGAGGAGCAGCCCGAATCGGACGTCAGCCCCATCTCGGAGCCCGAGGAGCCGGCCCAGCCCGGCACCCCCACCTCCCccgtggcggaggaggaggaggaggagagcgaAGGCCCCGCCGAAGCCCAGGAGCGGAGCTcgagcccggcccctgccccttCGCAGAGCTTGGAGGCGACCGTGCAAG TCGCCGTGTCGGTGCCAAAGAAGAAGCGAAGGATGAAGGAGCTGAACAAGAAGGAGGCGGTGGGCGACCTGCTGGATGCCTTCAAGGAG TCGCAGATCAGTGACAGTGCCTCGGAGGCAGAAAACAAgcctccccccgccgcccctgCCCGGGAAACGGAGGACAcggcccccgcccggccccagGAGGAGTCGGAGGAGACgtgggaagagaaggaggacaAGCTGGCCCCGGAGAAGGGCAAGGCAGGGGAGCAGAAGTACCGCTACAAGGAAG AGCAATGGAAACCCTTGAACCCCGAGGAGAAGAAACGATACGACCGCGAGTTCCTGCTGGGCTTCCAGTTCATCTTCGCCAGCATGCAGAAACCCGAGGGGCTGCCCCAGATCACCGACGTGGTGCTGGACAAG GCCAACAAGACCCCGCTGCGGGCGCTCGACCCCATCCGCCTGAGCGGCATGAACTGCAGCCCCGACTTCACCCCCTCCTTCGCCAACCTCGGCCGGCCCGTCATGGGCAACCGGGGCCTG CCCTCAGGCTTGGGGCCGCGCcgctcccagcagagccagaggAAGGAGCCTCGGAAAATCATCGCCACTGTGTCCCTCAACGAGGACGTCAAGCTGAACAAGGCCGAGAAGGCCTGGAAACCCAGCAGCAAGCGTGCCTCCGAGGAGGAGGATCCTGAGAACATCAAGACACAG GAACTGCTCCGCCGCGTCCGCAGCATCCTCAACAAGCTGACGCCCCAGATGTTCCAGCAGCTGATGAAGCAGGTGATGGAGCTGTCCATCGACACCGAGGAGCGGCTCAAGGGCGTCATCGACCTGGTCTTCGAGAAGGCCATCTCGGAGCCAAACTTCTCTGTTGCCTATGCTAACATGTGCCGTTGCCTTATGGGG CTCAAAGTGCCCACGACAGACAAGCCCACGGTGACTGTGAATTTCCGCAAGCTGCTGCTCAACCGCTGCCAGAAGGAGTTCGAGAAGGACAAGGACGACGACGAGATCTTTGAGAAGCGGCAGAAGGAGATGGACGACGCCAGCGCC CCCGAGGAGAAGGCCCGCATGAAGGACGAGCTGGAGGAGGCGCGGGACAAGGCCCGGCGGCGGTCCCTGGGCAACATCAAGTTCATCGGCGAGCTCTTCAAGCTGAAGATGCTGACGGAGGCCATCATGCACGACTGCGTGGTGAAGCTGCTGAAAAACCACGACGAGGAGTCTCTCGAGTGCCTTTGCCGCCTGCTTACCACCATCGGCAAGGACTTGGACTTTGAGAAGGCCAAG cccaggatggACCAGTACTTCAACCAGATGGAGAAGATcatcaaagagaagaaaacatcatCCCGAATCCGATTTATGCTCCAGGATGTGATCGACCTCAGGCAG cacagctgggtgCCGCGGCGAGGAGACCAGGGCCCCAAAACCATCGACCAGATCCACAAGGAGGCGGAGATGGAGGAGCATCGGGAACACATCAAAGTGCAGCAGCTGATGTCAAAGGACAAGAGGAGGGGACCGCCCGGGCCGTCCTCCAGCA GTGGACGCAGCAGCCTGGTCGCGGATGACGGCTGGAACACGGTGCCCATCAGCAAGGGCAACCGGCCCATCGACACCAGCCGGCTAACCAAGATCACCAAG CCTGGCTCGATCGACTCCAACAACCAACTCTTTGCGCCGGGAGGGAGGCTGAGCTGGGGCAAAGGCAGCAGCGGGGGGTCAGGCGCCAAGCCGGCCGACTCAG CATCTGATTCAGGGCGACCGGCCACCAGTACCTTGAACCGCTTCTCGGCGCTCCAGCAGTCCACCCCTGCCGACAGCCTGGAGTCCCGGCGCGTGGTGCAGAG gagcagctccagccGCGACAGGTCAGAAAAGGCCGGGGACAGAGGGGACCGGGAGTCGCGTTCGGAGAAGAGCGGTGACCGCCTGGAGCGCCCCGAGCGGGGAGAGCGGGGTGAGAGGAACAGGTCCGCCCTCACCAAGAGGAGCTTCAGCAAGGAGACGGAGGACAGGAGCAGGGAACGGGAGAAGCAGGGCGGCCCCGAGGCCGTGCGCAAGGCTGCTAGCATGACGGAGGAACGGGACCGGAGCCGAGAGCCCG TAAAACAAGAGCCAGCAGCTCCCGCAGCATCGCCCAAGCCCACGCTGTCAGAAGAGGAGCTGGAGAAGAAATCCAAGGCGATCATAGAGGAATATCTGCACATCAATGACATGAAG GAGGCCCTGCAGTGcgtgcaggagctgggcagtCCCTCCTTGCTCTACGTTTTCGTGCGGAACGGCATCGAGTCCACGCTGGAGAGGAGCACGATCTCCCGCGAGCACATGGGCGTGCTGCTGTGCCACCTGGTGAAGGCGGGCACGCTCTCCAAGGAGCAGTACTACAAAGG GCTGCGGGAGATCCTGGAGATCGCCGAGGACATGGAGATCGACATCCCGCACATCTGGCTGTACCTGGCCGAGCTCATCACGCCCATCCTGCAGGAGGAAGGCATCCCCATGGAGGAGCTGTTCAG GGAGATAACGAAACCCCTGGTGCCCATCGGGAAGGCCACCACGCTGCTGGTTGAGGTGCTGGGCTTGTTGTGCAAGGGCATG AGCCAGAAGACCGCAGGCAAGCTGTGGCGGGATGGGGGCCTGAGCTGGAAGGAATTCCTGCCCGAGGACCAGGATGTCAACAAATTTGTCACAGAGCAG aAATTGGAGTACACGATGGGGGGGGACAGCTCGGACACGCCGAGCTGCAAGGAGCTGACCTCAGAGGAGCTGTGCAAGCAAATGGACAAACTGCTGAAGGAGAACCCGAACAACCAAAGAATATACGACTGGATCGAG GCCAACCTGAGCGAGGAGCAGGTCTCATCCAACATGTTTATCAGGGCCCTGATGACATCCGTGTGCCATTCAGCCATCGTCT TTGAGAACCCGTACCGCGTCGACGCCACGGTCATCCGCAACCGGGCCAAGCTGCTGCAGAAATACATGCGGGACGAGCAGAAGGAGCTCCAGGCCCTCTACGCCCTGCAGGCCTTGGTGGTGAAGCTGGAGCAGCCTCCCA ACCTGCTGCGGATGTTCTTCGATGCCCTCTATGACGAGGACGTGATCAAGGAGGAGGCCTTCTACAAGTGGGAGTCCAGCAAGGACCTGTTggagcagcagggcaagggGGTGGCCCTCAAGTCGGTGACGGCCTTCTTCACCTGGCTGCGGGAAGCCGAGGACGAGTCGGACAACAACTGA